A genomic window from Triticum urartu cultivar G1812 chromosome 7, Tu2.1, whole genome shotgun sequence includes:
- the LOC125525608 gene encoding uncharacterized protein LOC125525608, whose translation MHPWPVQIINHHVRCHLPVKLQERSHMAETSAGILIWQTRQVATTIWMNRGMIFTMKHKVCQTESIYLTIQATIDEAQDGENVENHISLAKMLEVNQEVSTAKSNSNMRTR comes from the exons ATG CATCCATGGCCTGTGCAAATCATCAATCATCATGTTCGATGTCACCTCCCGGTTAAACTACAAGAACGTTCCCACATGGCAGAGACATCTGCAG GCATTCTTATCTGGCAGACCAGGCAGGTGGCGACAACCATTTGGATGAACAGAGGCATGATCTTTACAATGAAGCACAAAGTTTGTCAGACAGAGTCGATATATCTAACTATCCAAG CTACCATTGATGAAGCACAAGATGGTGAAAATGTGGAAAATCATATTTCACTGGCCAAAATGTTAGAAGTGAACCAGGAAGTTAGTACTGCCAAAAGTAATAGT AATATGCGTACACGATGA